Proteins encoded in a region of the Rhodospirillaceae bacterium genome:
- a CDS encoding glutathione S-transferase has protein sequence MPDKTPVLYSFRRCPYAMRARLAIAVSGQKCALREVVLRNKPPEMIKASPKGTVPVVLLPNGQVLEESLEIMYWALSRNDPDGWLDPLAQGREEIDALIAENDGPFKKDLDRYKYPTRYNVLSPLHYRGQGEKFIKKLNTRLTGSPYLFGDSFTFADAAILPFIRQFANNDRXWFDSLQLSAVQNWLQSILDSDRFLKVMQKYPXWEXGMEEPIFP, from the coding sequence ATGCCGGACAAGACCCCAGTCCTATACTCCTTTCGGCGATGCCCCTATGCGATGCGAGCNCGACTTGCCATCGCTGTAAGTGGCCAGAAATGTGCGCTACGCGAGGTCGTCTTACGTAACAAGCCTCCCGAGATGATAAAGGCATCACCCAAGGGAACCGTACCCGTAGTCCTATTACCAAATGGGCAAGTCCTAGAGGAAAGCCTTGAAATCATGTATTGGGCACTGAGCAGGAATGATCCGGACGGATGGTTAGACCCGTTGGCTCAAGGACGCGAGGAAATCGATGCGTTGATTGCTGAAAACGATGGACCATTTAAGAAAGACCTAGATCGGTACAAATATCCCACCCGGTACAATGTTTTAAGTCCCCTACATTATCGCGGCCAAGGAGAAAAATTTATTAAGAAGCTGAACACACGGCTAACAGGTTCGCCATACCTGTTCGGAGATAGTTTTACCTTTGCCGACGCGGCGATCCTTCCCTTCATCCGACAATTTGCCAATAACGACCGCAANTGGTTTGATTCCCTCCAATTGTCCGCTGTCCAGAATTGGTTGCAAAGTATCCTTGATTCAGATCGATTTTTGAAAGTGATGCAAAAATATCCGGNCTGGGAANCTGGGATGGAGGAGCCCATATTCCCATAA
- a CDS encoding dihydroflavonol 4-reductase: MSGQKKVCVVGASGLVGSSIVREALERGYLVNGTLRNKNILSKSTYLKRLVGGERLTLFNAEMANGSSFDAPLRGADAVFVACLIPTYKGCSGMLAVXMDLMRGHAEIIRPTVEGCLNILRSAKRNRVRTVIICSSTSSTNPSISVPLKNEVEHWSDENEQCRVRKYTSATKTIMEKAAIKFAEENDIRLSIILPTGLYGEAVLPEHLRHNPFAWLARAIDGGAPHHKTMPNXSVSMIHLRDLANLFLAAFENDHASGRYFGVWGSLHWKDIYAECHKVLPNMRMPDPIGEPAVAPTGFDFSRRDSLGVNIRDFPTFLRQTIEWIQSRPFP; encoded by the coding sequence ATGAGTGGACAAAAGAAAGTGTGTGTAGTCGGTGCCAGCGGGCTAGTGGGTTCAAGTATTGTTCGTGAGGCCTTAGAACGGGGCTATTTGGTTAATGGGACACTGCGAAATAAGAATATACTCTCCAAATCCACCTACCTCAAACGCTTAGTAGGTGGGGAACGGCTCACGCTGTTCAATGCTGAGATGGCTAATGGATCATCTTTCGATGCACCTTTGAGGGGGGCCGATGCAGTTTTCGTCGCGTGCCTTATTCCGACCTATAAAGGCTGCAGTGGAATGCTTGCGGTGGANATGGATCTTATGAGGGGGCACGCTGAGATAATCAGGCCTACAGTTGAGGGATGCTTAAATATACTACGATCAGCCAAGCGTAATAGAGTGAGAACGGTGATAATATGTTCATCCACTTCGAGCACCAACCCTTCAATATCCGTACCATTGAAAAATGAAGTCGAACATTGGTCGGATGAAAACGAACAGTGTCGCGTAAGAAAATACACATCTGCAACTAAAACAATAATGGAAAAGGCTGCAATAAAGTTCGCCGAGGAGAATGATATTCGCCTTTCAATTATCTTGCCGACTGGTTTGTATGGTGAAGCGGTTCTTCCCGAACATCTGCGCCATAATCCTTTTGCTTGGTTGGCCCGGGCTATTGATGGGGGGGCTCCACATCATAAGACGATGCCAAATAANTCTGTTTCAATGATTCATCTGCGCGATCTAGCAAATTTATTTCTTGCGGCTTTCGAAAATGACCATGCGTCCGGTCGCTATTTTGGTGTATGGGGCAGTTTGCATTGGAAAGATATTTATGCCGAATGCCACAAAGTTTTACCGAATATGCGGATGCCGGACCCAATTGGGGAGCCAGCAGTGGCTCCCACTGGTTTCGATTTCAGCCGACGCGATAGTTTGGGAGTTAATATTAGAGATTTCCCGACTTTCCTCCGGCAGACGATTGAGTGGATTCAGTCTAGGCCGTTTCCGTAA
- a CDS encoding oxidoreductase codes for MTSQLFSPLKLKDIELPNRIVIAPMCQYSAKEGVPTDWHLMHLGQFSVSGAGLVFAEATAVEAIGRISPGCTALETDEQEEAFARIVKFFRDFGSAKPGIQLAHAGRKASTDLSWNGGKPLXPSQXSWNTVSPSPIPFADGWHTPVEMTXXDMDRIRXAFVASTQRADRIGFEVVELHGAHGYLMSQFLSPIANHRKDKYGGSLENRMRYPLEVFDAIRAAWPERKVLGVRLSVTDYAEPGITVEESIEVSKVLKDHGCDFVDCSSGGNLATRPPVANTGPGYQVPFSEAIRRSSGLKTMAVGMIRDPHLAEDIIASGKADLVALARGALYXPHWPMHAADTLGAETAYPPQYGRSRPSLWPKAFPELEKIAAE; via the coding sequence ATGACTAGCCAATTATTTTCGCCCTTAAAACTCAAAGATATCGAACTNCCCAACCGGATTGTAATCGCACCGATGTGCCAATACAGCGCCAAGGAGGGCGTTCCCACAGATTGGCACCTAATGCATTTGGGACAGTTTTCAGTATCAGGAGCTGGGCTGGTATTTGCCGAGGCAACAGCGGTTGAAGCCATCGGCCGCATATCCCCCGGATGTACAGCACTAGAGACCGATGAACAGGAAGAAGCCTTTGCCCGCATTGTAAAGTTTTTCAGAGACTTTGGCTCTGCCAAGCCGGGCATACAGCTCGCCCATGCTGGCCGTAAAGCCTCCACTGATCTATCGTGGAATGGAGGCAAGCCACTAAGNCCAAGCCAAGANAGCTGGAATACAGTCAGCCCCTCCCCAATACCCTTTGCTGACGGNTGGCATACGCCGGTGGAAATGACCCANANAGATATGGATCGTATTCGANATGCCTTCGTTGCCTCCACGCAACGTGCCGACCGGATTGGTTTCGAGGTTGTTGAGCTNCACGGCGCACACGGCTATCTGATGAGCCAGTTCCTTTCACCCATCGCCAACCACCGGAAAGACAAATACGGCGGCTCTCTTGAAAATCGGATGCGGTATCCTCTGGAAGTTTTTGATGCAATTCGTGCTGCGTGGCCCGAGAGAAAGGTCTTGGGAGTAAGACTATCAGTTACGGACTATGCGGAACCCGGTATCACCGTAGAGGAGTCCATTGAGGTTTCAAAAGTACTAAAAGATCATGGTTGTGACTTCGTCGATTGCTCATCTGGAGGCAACTTAGCCACGCGCCCGCCTGTTGCAAACACAGGGCCAGGTTACCAAGTGCCCTTTTCTGAAGCCATAAGGAGGAGCAGTGGCCTCAAAACCATGGCAGTGGGCATGATCCGGGACCCGCATCTTGCTGAGGACATCATTGCCTCGGGCAAGGCCGACCTGGTAGCGCTGGCACGGGGCGCCCTCTACNACCCGCACTGGCCCATGCATGCAGCGGACACGCTCGGCGCTGAAACAGCATATCCTCCCCAATATGGGCGGTCACGCCCTTCCCTCTGGCCAAAAGCTTTTCCCGAATTGGAAAAAATAGCAGCGGAATAA
- a CDS encoding fumarylacetoacetate hydrolase: MNKTAPITLLSAALGFLIPAVGAMACPDHNTIRETANAFXSKSPGPGYPNGTPLDDGYCAQAKYLKLLGDRLGLQVGYKAGLTNKKLQERFGAXEPVGGVVFEEMLQPSGSEITTTSGVRLFYEADLIVTVTDEQINSARTHGEVIQXLGEVIPFXEILDIVVAEXEPLNLATIIGYNVVSRTGVIGKGIPVQPTQEFINALGKIESLTVDQTGQEIQRAQGSDMIGHPLNVVLWLIQHLEAQGKQLQPGDVLSLGAMGTFRPVXAGQTITVHYTGLPTGDSKATVTFR, from the coding sequence ATGAATAAAACCGCACCTATCACCCTTCTAAGCGCTGCATTAGGCTTTCTCATTCCCGCAGTTGGAGCAATGGCCTGCCCTGACCACAATACCATCCGCGAGACTGCCAATGCCTTTNCCTCCAAAAGTCCAGGCCCAGGTTACCCGAACGGCACCCCTTTAGATGATGGGTACTGCGCCCAGGCTAAATACCTGAAATTACTTGGTGACCGACTCGGGCTTCAAGTAGGATACAAGGCAGGCCTAACCAATAAGAAGCTACAGGAGCGATTTGGGGCTANTGAGCCAGTTGGNGGCGTAGTATTCGAGGAGATGTTACAGCCATCCGGTAGTGAAATTACCACCACCTCGGGGGTACGGCTATTTTACGAGGCGGACCTTATCGTCACAGTTACAGACGAACAGATAAATTCTGCTCGTACCCACGGGGAAGTAATTCAGTANCTTGGAGAAGTAATCCCCTTCNTAGAAATTCTTGATATAGTAGTTGCAGAGGNAGAACCCTTAAATCTTGCTACCATCATAGGCTATAATGTTGTGTCACGCACGGGAGTCATCGGAAAAGGGATTCCCGTTCAGCCAACTCAGGAATTCATTAATGCGCTTGGAAAGATCGAATCCCTGACCGTCGACCAAACTGGCCAAGAGATCCAACGTGCCCAAGGAAGCGATATGATAGGACATCCCTTGAACGTAGTACTTTGGCTAATACAACACCTTGAAGCGCAGGGTAAACAGCTGCAGCCAGGAGATGTCCTAAGTCTGGGTGCTATGGGAACTTTTCGTCCNGTNNAAGCAGGGCAGACCATAACAGTGCACTATACCGGGCTCCCCACAGGGGATTCTAAAGCGACGGTGACCTTTCGTTAA
- a CDS encoding alpha/beta hydrolase → MPVFERDDVCINYEIHGDGIPVLLLAPGGMRSSISIWEEVPYNAIERLASSYKVIAMDQRNAGRSTAPIKNTDGWEVYTRDQIALMDHLGIEKFHVAGMCIGGPFIMGLAKVIPERIMSAVMLQTIGFDDNRETFFELFDSWAEKIKHLHPTMDEVDWVQFRSTMFGGTFLFNVSEDFVAACQTPFLVLMGEDVYHPEVTSRKVAELAPNATFIESWQGPDVIDIASKKIDSFLASHS, encoded by the coding sequence GTGCCGGTTTTTGAACGCGATGATGTCTGCATTAATTATGAAATACACGGAGATGGGATTCCCGTACTATTGCTTGCTCCAGGTGGTATGCGGTCCTCAATTTCTATCTGGGAAGAGGTGCCGTACAATGCTATTGAACGTTTAGCGTCCAGTTACAAAGTGATTGCCATGGACCAAAGAAATGCCGGTAGGTCGACTGCGCCCATCAAAAACACAGATGGCTGGGAGGTCTACACCAGGGATCAGATTGCGCTTATGGATCACCTCGGGATTGAAAAATTTCATGTTGCAGGTATGTGCATTGGGGGGCCGTTCATAATGGGTTTGGCAAAAGTTATCCCTGAGAGAATAATGTCAGCCGTTATGCTCCAGACGATAGGTTTTGATGATAATCGAGAAACTTTCTTTGAGCTGTTTGATAGTTGGGCTGAAAAGATCAAGCACTTGCATCCCACGATGGATGAGGTTGATTGGGTTCAATTCAGATCTACAATGTTTGGGGGGACTTTTCTTTTCAATGTATCTGAAGATTTTGTGGCCGCCTGCCAAACACCTTTTCTCGTCCTGATGGGAGAGGACGTTTATCATCCTGAGGTGACGTCTCGTAAAGTTGCTGAACTGGCGCCGAATGCGACTTTTATTGAAAGTTGGCAGGGTCCCGATGTTATTGACATAGCGAGCAAGAAAATTGACTCATTTCTGGCATCACATAGTTAA
- a CDS encoding bleomycin resistance protein: protein MIEVNGMAHVILTVGQWEKACAFYGKLCPFLGMQQVFEGNNFLYHVGGRTALGIQRCSSEFLGEAFHQNRIGLHHLCFRARSRADVDSAASFLREMGACIDRGPMEGSWAPGYYFFVFEDPDGIRLEINYIPGKGVLAGPTPLSVSEDPNINMDP from the coding sequence ATGATTGAAGTCAATGGGATGGCCCATGTCATCCTGACAGTTGGTCAATGGGAAAAGGCATGTGCTTTTTATGGTAAACTTTGTCCGTTCCTTGGAATGCAACAGGTTTTTGAGGGAAATAATTTTTTATACCACGTCGGAGGTCGTACGGCCCTGGGGATTCAGCGGTGTTCAAGTGAGTTTCTCGGGGAAGCCTTTCACCAGAATCGTATTGGCCTCCATCATCTTTGCTTCCGTGCCCGCAGTCGTGCGGACGTCGATTCTGCAGCATCATTTCTGAGAGAGATGGGTGCTTGCATCGACCGGGGTCCAATGGAAGGCTCTTGGGCCCCGGGTTATTACTTTTTTGTTTTTGAGGATCCAGACGGTATTCGGCTTGAGATCAATTATATTCCCGGCAAGGGTGTGCTGGCTGGGCCTACGCCCCTTTCCGTAAGTGAGGATCCTAATATTAATATGGATCCATAA
- a CDS encoding AMP-dependent synthetase — translation MTIDVENFRNRRNNARWNRVSVGDVIERMTWNEPGKVAFIATPEATVDPAYARVTYSEANDVINRVANALLALNLPRASRIAMLCDNSNEAWLAKVGVAKAGLVAAPINVMMASDVIAEALQRVGAQHAIVDQALWEPLEGTLAPANIRPIVSIGGPPQGRIPNFEEFMSEHGADEPDVEIHGDDIWQVLFTSGTTAKPKAVMISHTSTYMAAYSKALTMTRGLSHESEIRLGVFTPMVFHIGDQHCVFGPLVCGGTVIIGRKPQGPEMARAITDEKVTCLFGGSPQFVESLITEVQSKPEEYDLSSLGVMWFGWAPLAPASLAAFQELCGPQLKVYEMIAQTEAIAGHRFFIDRHLDMYLREAPAINHVGKPSPIMGATVMDETGQDLRDKPGVAGEAVYRTPAMFSGYYRDLEATQEAVRGDWFHSGDSFVYGQDQIRLMVDRYKDIVKSGGENVSSIRVESVLQQHPTVIRAAVIGLPDDRWGEMVTACILKAPNTQFEEKALIGFARERLAGFETPKRIVVMDEFPTTVGGKVLKYKLRQYLLAGS, via the coding sequence ATGACCATAGATGTTGAGAATTTTAGAAACAGACGCAACAATGCGCGTTGGAACAGAGTTTCAGTCGGAGACGTTATCGAGCGAATGACCTGGAATGAGCCAGGAAAAGTTGCTTTTATTGCGACCCCAGAGGCGACAGTAGATCCAGCGTACGCCCGGGTTACCTATAGCGAAGCCAACGATGTAATTAATCGAGTTGCCAACGCACTTCTCGCTCTTAACCTTCCGAGGGCATCTCGAATTGCCATGTTGTGCGATAACTCTAATGAAGCATGGCTAGCAAAGGTGGGTGTCGCTAAAGCGGGATTGGTTGCTGCCCCGATCAATGTAATGATGGCATCAGATGTGATTGCTGAAGCCCTTCAGAGAGTAGGGGCCCAGCATGCAATAGTTGATCAGGCGCTTTGGGAACCTCTGGAGGGAACATTGGCACCGGCAAACATTAGGCCTATTGTGTCGATTGGTGGGCCTCCACAGGGTCGTATTCCTAATTTTGAAGAGTTTATGTCGGAACACGGCGCCGATGAACCTGATGTTGAGATACATGGGGACGATATCTGGCAAGTTTTGTTTACCTCTGGAACTACTGCCAAGCCTAAGGCCGTGATGATTTCACACACCAGTACCTATATGGCTGCTTATAGCAAGGCTTTGACTATGACGCGTGGACTGAGCCATGAAAGTGAAATTCGGCTGGGAGTTTTTACCCCCATGGTTTTCCATATTGGGGATCAACATTGCGTGTTTGGTCCTTTGGTGTGTGGTGGTACTGTAATAATTGGTCGGAAGCCCCAAGGTCCAGAAATGGCACGTGCAATTACAGATGAGAAAGTAACCTGCTTATTTGGTGGATCACCCCAATTTGTTGAAAGCTTGATTACTGAAGTTCAGTCCAAACCAGAAGAGTATGATTTGTCGAGCCTTGGTGTCATGTGGTTTGGCTGGGCTCCTCTTGCTCCAGCCTCCCTGGCTGCTTTCCAGGAGCTTTGTGGGCCTCAGCTTAAGGTTTATGAAATGATAGCCCAAACGGAGGCTATTGCCGGGCATCGGTTCTTCATCGACCGGCACCTGGATATGTACCTAAGGGAGGCTCCGGCCATCAACCATGTAGGTAAACCAAGCCCAATAATGGGCGCGACAGTGATGGACGAGACAGGGCAGGATTTACGCGATAAGCCGGGCGTGGCAGGTGAGGCTGTGTATCGGACGCCGGCTATGTTTTCCGGCTATTACAGGGACCTAGAAGCTACGCAGGAGGCGGTGCGCGGAGACTGGTTTCACTCGGGGGACAGTTTTGTATATGGACAGGATCAAATTCGTCTGATGGTTGATAGATACAAGGATATAGTAAAATCTGGGGGGGAGAACGTATCGAGCATTCGGGTCGAATCTGTGCTCCAGCAACATCCGACGGTTATTCGTGCCGCAGTGATAGGTCTACCAGATGACCGTTGGGGTGAAATGGTAACAGCCTGTATTTTAAAAGCCCCAAACACTCAATTCGAAGAAAAAGCACTTATTGGGTTTGCCCGTGAACGTTTGGCAGGATTTGAAACTCCCAAACGTATTGTGGTAATGGATGAATTTCCTACGACTGTTGGTGGTAAAGTATTGAAATATAAACTGCGCCAATACTTATTGGCTGGAAGCTAA
- a CDS encoding MFS transporter, which yields MLLFQPESVVWRRNAVLVASLFFILIGTGSIYFIVVALKEMAAEFDWPRTVPSTAYALQYMGAGVGGIFMGWCFDRRGMAIPAFVGASMIGAGAILTSFITNQWQLLFVYGVMLGFFGRSALFGPLTANITQWFEHNKSFAVGVVGSGQGLSGMLWPPIFQYLMASVGWRQAALIYGLFALATMLPLAFILRWIPPVLASNQAETHLQGGIFRTYRALQLALCVASVGCCVAMSLPLAHLVSHVSDLGYDLARGAEVLSVALGFSIISSLFGVGFLGRRYGGLRTLLVFSATQATLLAALGFVDTLLGFYVAAALFGLGYGGILPCYPLIVRELMPRSESGRRTGLIILCAGIGMALGSWLGGYVFDLTGGYQSAFLIGVAFNVANLVIIVGLIFHMQREKGDDYNAKMF from the coding sequence ATGCTTCTCTTTCAACCCGAATCTGTAGTGTGGAGACGTAACGCGGTACTGGTCGCTTCTCTGTTTTTCATTCTAATCGGTACGGGCAGCATTTATTTTATTGTAGTTGCTCTAAAAGAGATGGCAGCCGAGTTCGATTGGCCCCGCACTGTCCCATCTACTGCCTACGCCTTGCAATATATGGGGGCAGGAGTGGGCGGAATATTCATGGGGTGGTGTTTTGATCGCCGAGGGATGGCGATCCCTGCCTTTGTGGGCGCCAGCATGATTGGTGCGGGAGCCATTCTGACAAGTTTTATAACTAACCAGTGGCAGTTGCTTTTCGTTTATGGGGTGATGTTGGGTTTTTTTGGTCGCTCGGCTCTTTTTGGACCCTTGACAGCAAATATCACTCAGTGGTTTGAGCATAATAAGAGTTTTGCTGTTGGAGTTGTCGGATCCGGGCAGGGTTTGTCGGGTATGTTATGGCCTCCAATCTTCCAATATCTGATGGCTAGTGTCGGTTGGCGACAGGCAGCGTTAATTTATGGTTTGTTTGCGTTAGCCACCATGCTGCCATTGGCGTTTATTTTACGTTGGATACCGCCGGTTCTCGCCTCTAACCAGGCGGAGACTCATTTGCAGGGAGGTATTTTTCGGACGTATCGTGCGCTTCAGCTTGCCCTATGTGTAGCATCCGTTGGCTGTTGTGTGGCAATGTCGTTGCCATTAGCGCACCTCGTTAGCCACGTGAGTGATCTCGGTTATGATCTAGCTAGGGGTGCGGAGGTTTTATCAGTTGCACTTGGGTTCTCGATAATCTCCAGCCTGTTTGGGGTAGGTTTTTTAGGTCGGAGATATGGGGGCCTTAGGACCCTTCTGGTTTTTTCTGCAACACAAGCGACGCTATTAGCTGCCTTAGGTTTTGTCGATACTTTATTGGGATTTTATGTTGCGGCTGCATTATTTGGGCTAGGCTATGGTGGTATCTTGCCCTGCTATCCATTGATTGTCCGTGAACTTATGCCGCGATCAGAATCTGGCAGGCGGACAGGGCTTATCATTTTATGTGCGGGGATCGGGATGGCATTAGGTTCTTGGCTAGGAGGTTATGTTTTTGACCTTACTGGTGGATATCAGAGTGCCTTTCTTATTGGAGTTGCATTTAATGTCGCAAACCTCGTAATCATTGTTGGGCTCATTTTTCATATGCAGCGTGAAAAAGGCGATGATTATAACGCAAAAATGTTTTAA
- the mmsB gene encoding 3-hydroxyisobutyrate dehydrogenase — translation MSRIGFIGIGNMGKPMALNLLQAGHSLKVFDLSKKAQQSLFDQGAISAMSLRDLVKEVDFVITMLPTGKEVKEIFTSPDFLSNAANNTIFIDCSTIDVESSLDAHSLAKQAGFDMLDAPVSGGTVGAKQATLTFMCGGDKKIFERCTSTLETMGKKVVYCGGPSQGQVVKICNNMVAGSIFVVTSEAFALGEKLGVDKRVIYDVISASSGNSWVLENACPLPGGKPESGKDKDFTPGFSAQLMLKDLRLSQAAAQTGGSPTPLGAAATVAFQQHVNNGHGQLDTASICLLINPEIK, via the coding sequence ATGTCACGAATAGGATTTATTGGGATTGGCAATATGGGTAAACCAATGGCGCTAAACCTTCTTCAGGCAGGCCACAGTCTAAAGGTTTTTGACTTGTCGAAAAAAGCGCAACAAAGCCTATTCGATCAAGGCGCCATATCGGCCATGTCCCTTCGCGATTTAGTAAAGGAAGTAGACTTTGTCATTACCATGCTACCCACAGGAAAAGAAGTTAAAGAAATTTTCACCTCACCTGACTTTTTGAGCAATGCAGCTAATAACACTATATTCATTGATTGTTCCACTATCGATGTAGAGAGCTCGCTTGATGCGCACTCTCTGGCCAAACAAGCGGGATTTGACATGCTTGATGCTCCGGTGTCTGGCGGCACTGTCGGAGCGAAACAAGCAACTCTTACCTTTATGTGCGGTGGGGATAAAAAAATCTTTGAAAGATGCACGAGTACCCTGGAAACAATGGGAAAGAAAGTTGTGTACTGCGGTGGCCCAAGCCAAGGACAAGTAGTAAAGATTTGTAACAATATGGTTGCTGGCAGCATATTTGTTGTTACCTCGGAGGCCTTTGCTTTAGGGGAGAAGCTCGGCGTCGATAAGAGGGTTATCTACGACGTGATATCTGCATCGAGCGGGAATTCATGGGTACTTGAAAATGCCTGTCCACTGCCCGGAGGCAAACCAGAATCCGGTAAAGACAAAGACTTCACGCCAGGTTTTTCCGCCCAATTAATGCTTAAAGACCTACGTCTATCCCAGGCTGCCGCCCAGACAGGGGGCTCACCAACACCGCTAGGTGCCGCAGCAACGGTGGCTTTCCAACAACACGTTAATAACGGCCACGGTCAATTGGACACGGCTAGCATTTGCCTCCTTATCAATCCCGAGATAAAGTAA
- a CDS encoding mannose-6-phosphate isomerase, which yields MSEAPNWKENGVKVISGDHLDINTPQTPGMDRAAAINYATAGAQKLWAGTVAIRPNAKTGVHHHGALESIIYVISGKARMRWGDSLEYVCEAGPGDFIYVPPFVPHQEINANPDEPLECVLVRSDQDAVVVNLDIPVVEDPEGLHWVDQIHPDPKG from the coding sequence ATGAGTGAGGCTCCGAACTGGAAAGAAAATGGGGTTAAAGTGATTAGCGGCGACCATTTGGATATCAATACTCCGCAGACCCCTGGAATGGATCGTGCCGCTGCAATCAATTACGCGACTGCTGGAGCCCAAAAACTTTGGGCTGGCACTGTAGCGATCCGACCTAATGCCAAGACCGGAGTGCATCATCATGGTGCTCTAGAGAGCATAATTTATGTAATTAGTGGGAAGGCGCGAATGCGCTGGGGAGATTCACTGGAGTATGTTTGTGAGGCTGGGCCCGGGGATTTCATATACGTGCCCCCTTTTGTGCCGCATCAGGAAATAAATGCAAATCCGGATGAGCCTCTGGAGTGCGTGCTCGTTAGAAGCGATCAGGATGCTGTGGTCGTGAACCTCGATATTCCAGTAGTTGAAGACCCAGAAGGCCTCCATTGGGTAGACCAGATACATCCGGATCCAAAAGGTTAG
- a CDS encoding glutathione-dependent disulfide-bond oxidoreductase produces MTEESSYSPPKVWKWESESGGRFAKINRPIAGPTHDQELPVGKHPLQLYSLATPNGVKVTVMLEELLAKGIDGAEYDAYPIKIADGDQFGSGFVGINPNSKIPALMDRSISPGTRVFESGAILLYLAEKFQAFLPSAPENRAECLSWVFWQMGSAPYLGGGFGHFYAYAPDRWEYPINRFAMEVKRQLDVLDRHLAQNEYMCGSEYTIADMAIWPWYGALVLNRVYDAAEFLEAHSYEHVMKWAKQIDGRKAVQRGRMVNRFTGKTKYQLRERHEASDFDNRTQDKIEAAGENE; encoded by the coding sequence ATGACAGAGGAATCAAGCTATAGCCCGCCGAAAGTTTGGAAGTGGGAAAGCGAAAGCGGTGGCCGTTTTGCTAAAATTAATCGACCGATAGCCGGCCCAACCCACGACCAGGAGCTGCCGGTCGGCAAGCACCCCCTGCAACTTTACTCTCTTGCAACTCCAAATGGAGTTAAGGTCACAGTAATGTTGGAGGAGCTTCTAGCAAAAGGAATAGATGGGGCCGAATATGATGCTTACCCAATTAAAATTGCAGATGGCGATCAGTTCGGCAGTGGTTTTGTCGGTATCAATCCTAATTCTAAAATTCCAGCTCTTATGGATCGCAGTATAAGCCCCGGCACGCGTGTTTTTGAATCGGGTGCAATTCTGCTCTATTTGGCTGAAAAATTTCAGGCTTTCTTGCCAAGTGCTCCGGAAAATCGGGCCGAGTGTTTATCTTGGGTTTTTTGGCAAATGGGAAGCGCCCCTTATCTTGGCGGTGGCTTTGGCCATTTCTATGCATATGCTCCTGACCGATGGGAGTATCCAATCAACCGTTTCGCTATGGAGGTTAAACGGCAGCTTGACGTGTTGGATCGTCATCTGGCGCAGAATGAGTATATGTGTGGAAGTGAATATACCATAGCCGATATGGCTATATGGCCGTGGTATGGGGCTTTGGTTTTAAATAGGGTGTATGACGCAGCCGAATTTCTCGAGGCACATTCATATGAGCATGTGATGAAATGGGCTAAACAAATTGATGGTCGAAAGGCTGTGCAGCGGGGGCGGATGGTTAATCGCTTCACCGGAAAGACGAAGTATCAACTTCGTGAGCGCCATGAGGCCAGCGATTTTGATAATAGGACCCAGGATAAGATTGAGGCTGCGGGCGAAAATGAATAG